The sequence CGTCGAGGTAAGAAAATGCTTAGGCTAGTGTGCATGTAAGCAACAATTGTATTCATTTGTTGGTTGAATTGATAGCTTACggtatggttttttttttatttatgtgtaGGCACGTGAGCTGAACTTTTCCCTTGTTGCTCTGAATCAACTCGATTTGTGGATCGGCTTACTGGCGAGGTAATGGCAGAAATTGTGTATCGATGTGGATTTTGTTTCCTGCAAAATTTAGCTTTTTGCTTAAGAGGAGAGAGGCTGGATTTTCTATTTTGTCTGATAAAAGAGGATGCATGCACATTTGCTAGGAAAAAAATTTCCAACCGAACtgtttttactttttaattCCGCGGGGAGTTCGTAAATAATTCAATTTTGGTTTTTGAATGTGCTACTGTAAGCTGTTGGGAGAAATGCGACAGCAATTTGTTGCATTTCTGCAGTTACTAAAACAAATATGGGGTTTGATAGGAAAGCTTTCTTAGTTGTTATGCAGTAAGTATGGTTGTGCTCTATTCCCTAAGCTTAATGTTATCAGCTTTTTGTGCCAGAATCCAATGGGAGTCTGGTAGACAACCATTAATTTGTGTGCTGATATAACCTAGGCAGTTCTTTGCTTTAGACAATTTTTTTAATCTCTATTCACGTCCACTTTCAGTCCCGCAAGCTATTGTATGTTTGACGTGCTTTAGGTTGAATATTTTAGTGGTAGTGGActcattttttttctctctctctctctctctctctctctctcttcgaGAATTGTTTTCAATCAACTGTTATGTGTATCGCTATTCAGATGGGAAGCAGCTCTGATGAACAGTCGGATATCAGTGATTCTGAGATTAATGAGTACAAAGAGAAACCTTATGAACTCCTGAAGGCTGGTACTTATAAGGTAAAGGGTCCAAATGGTACCCTTAGATGCCCCTTTTGCGCTGGTAAGAAAAAGCAAGACTACCAGTACAATCACCTTTTTCAACATGCCATTGGAGTATCTAAGGGCTCGGCCAATCGAAGTGCCAAGCAGAGAGCAAATCATCTTGCACTGTCTGAATATTTGGAGGCATATCTAGCTGAAGACGCTGAACCTGTACCACAGCGTGCGGCACCTGCTCCTGCACCTGCAACTGCACCTGCTGATAAACCTCAGCAGCAGGAGTTCTATTGCTGGCCTTGGGTGGGGATTGTGTCTAACATATTGAATACGTCAAAGGATGACGATTCTGTGGACACCCGTGGGTATTTGCTGAAGAAATTCTCCAAATACAAGCCTCTAGAAATTGAAATTTTCTGGAATTATGACCAGCAAACTGCGCATGCTTTGTTAAGATTTGATCAAGATTGGACTGGCTTTAAGAATGCCATGGAGTTTGAGAAATCATTTGAATGTATTGGCCAAACAAAGAGAGAATGGAACGAGCGAAGTACTTCTCCTGGCTCAAAGATGTATGGTTGGTTCGCTCGCCAAGATGATTACGAATCAGAAGGGCCTGCTGGAGATTATCTCCGCAAAAATTCAGTACTAAAAACGATCACAGATCTCGTTGAGGATGAAAAAAAAGATACAAACAAGGTTGTGGGTAATCTGGTCCATGAGATTGAGTTGAAAAATGAGAACCTGGATCAGTTGcaaattaaatataatgaaCGGACAATGTCGCTGAGTAGGTTGCTTGAAGAGAAGGATGAACTTCACCGCACTTTCTGTGAAGGTATGTTGCACCCCACCCCCCAACCCCCATCCCAGGTAAATGCTAGTGTTCTTCTGAGGTTGTGCCATTGCACTACTCTGTCTTAACACTTCTTTAGAAGGTTTCCTCAGTTTGATTAATTCCCACTCATTAAAGCCATGTTTATTCTTTACTTGTGATGTTCATTCCCTATTATGTTCTATGTGTTTTCTGTACCTCTCTGAGGTCAAACTGAAATTGTGCTATTTTTTTCAGAAACAAAGAAGATGCAACGCAATGCTCGGGAGCACATTATGCGGGTTTTGGATGAACAGGAATTGTTGAACTTAGAGTTGGAGGCCAAGAAAAAACGCCTTGATTCGTGGAGTAGAGAGCTGAACAAACGCGAGACTTTGACTGAACGTGAGAGAAATAAACTTGAAGAGGAGAAAATGAAGGTACCTCATTGTTTATGCGCAGGGCACATGCATTTATTCGCCCTTATAAAAATTGAATTGATGCTTTGATCCTCGACTAGTTACTTGGGTCCCAACACGGATTTTTTAAGACGAATTTTTTAAGACTTGTGTTACTCTGTTTGCACATTGATTGCTTTGGCAAACTTTTGTGGCATTCACAAGGCAGGCATAATGGATGATGTATGTCAAGCCTTAACTAACCTCTGTTACAGAATTGGAGTTTTCAGTGACTGTGTATATGAGTCTGTCGAATTTTATGAAATCCTTTTTGTCATATCCTTCCTATCTATTCTTTTTGGAAATATTTTGATATGTAAAGCTGTAATATTTTGTGTCAGAATAATTTGAGAAACAGTGCGCTTCAAATGGCTTCCGAGGAACAAAAGAAGGCAGATGATAATGTCCTAAGACTAGTTGAAGAACAAAAGGTTGAACACCCTTGATTTCAAGGCCTTTTCTCCTTTCAGTTGCACACTAAGTATGCTGCATATAAAAAGCTCAGTAATAAGAGTTTTTTTCCTCGTCAGTTAGTACTCGCCTGCATTGCTTTTTACATGCTGTGATGCTTGTACTATGCAGCGAGAGAAGGAAGAAGCTCTCAAAAAGATTCTCGAGTTGGAAAGAAATCTAGATGAAAAGCAGAAACTAGAGATGGAAATTCAAGAACTTGAGGGAAAACTAGAGGTGATGGAGCATCTGCGAGGTGAAGATGATGCTGGTGCCCAGCAAAAGATTGATGAGATGAAGGAGCAGTTGGAGGAGAAAATAGAAGATTTGAGTTACCGTGAGGTATTGAATCAACAACTGCTTGCTAAAGAGCGTGAAAGTAATGATGAGCTGCAAGAGGCTCGAAAAGAACTGATTGCGGTATGATATCGGTTATATTAAATCTGAATCTTGCTCTTTTTTGTGTGGTTCTGGTAGTAGATTAACCTGGTTTTAATGTATAGCTATTCGGAAGTATATGAATGTACCAAAACATAAAAGGAGTTGGAAAAGATTTGTGAGGCTACAAAATGGGGTGTGGATACTTGGTTACTTTTTATTTACCATCAAGATTGTTGCTGGTCCAGGCATCGACAATACATGCCATGTGGTTCATGGTTGTTCATTAACATGTGATGAAACAAGATAGAATCACTGATTCAAGAGTTGTCAACTAACTTCTTGATTGGTAAACAGGATTAGTTTATATGGGCTCGATCGATGGTTTGATACTAGTGAATATGATGACACGACCATTGATCTCCATTTGATGGTGTTAGCTATTAACCGTCACACATAACTAATGATGTTCATTAATGTGTCATTTTTTTCCAGGGCTTGATTGATTTGCTGAGTAGCAATCGTGTCAGCGTTGGCATTAAGAGGATGGGTGAACTTGACGAGAAACCCTTCAAGACTGCATGCAAGGCAAGGTTTTCA comes from Henckelia pumila isolate YLH828 chromosome 4, ASM3356847v2, whole genome shotgun sequence and encodes:
- the LOC140863718 gene encoding factor of DNA methylation 1-like, translated to MGSSSDEQSDISDSEINEYKEKPYELLKAGTYKVKGPNGTLRCPFCAGKKKQDYQYNHLFQHAIGVSKGSANRSAKQRANHLALSEYLEAYLAEDAEPVPQRAAPAPAPATAPADKPQQQEFYCWPWVGIVSNILNTSKDDDSVDTRGYLLKKFSKYKPLEIEIFWNYDQQTAHALLRFDQDWTGFKNAMEFEKSFECIGQTKREWNERSTSPGSKMYGWFARQDDYESEGPAGDYLRKNSVLKTITDLVEDEKKDTNKVVGNLVHEIELKNENLDQLQIKYNERTMSLSRLLEEKDELHRTFCEETKKMQRNAREHIMRVLDEQELLNLELEAKKKRLDSWSRELNKRETLTERERNKLEEEKMKNNLRNSALQMASEEQKKADDNVLRLVEEQKREKEEALKKILELERNLDEKQKLEMEIQELEGKLEVMEHLRGEDDAGAQQKIDEMKEQLEEKIEDLSYREVLNQQLLAKERESNDELQEARKELIAGLIDLLSSNRVSVGIKRMGELDEKPFKTACKARFSPDEADIKAAELCSLWQESMKESDWYPFQIIKDEKGDPKLLMKEDDERLCSLKNEWGSEVYEAVTTALTELREYNPSGCYVVPELWNFKENRKATLKEVIHYIFTQLKSLKRKRN